CTTATAGAATTAAACCCAATACCCAGTCATGGAATTATAACCAATTAATAGAATTAAACCCGATACCCAGTCATAGAATGATACCAAATTAATAGAATTAAAACCCAAATTAATAGAATTAAAACCCAATACCTAGTCATGGAATGATACCAAATTAATAGAATTGTACCCAATACCCAGTCCTAGAATGATACCAAATTAATAGAATTGTACCCAATCCCCAGTCCTAGGGTTCTTTGTTAAACACCAGAAACCCTCAGTTGTGTTCTGGACGGCTCTCTAGTGCTGGGGCTCAgctccctccccctctctgcaGTTTCCTGACGTACTACCCCGCGCGGCGGATCACAGCGGAGGACGGGCTGAAGCACGAGTACTTCCGGGAGACCCCCCTGCCCATCGACCCCTCCATGTTCCCCACCTGGCCGGCCAAGAGCGAGCAGCAGCGCGTCAAGAGGGGCACGAGCCCCCGGCCCCCCGAGGGAGGGCTGGGCTACAGCCAGCTGGTGAGCcatggagctgggggggccttGGGAAAGTCCAGCTTTCCCTCCGTGCCTTCCCAAGGGCAAATCCACTCACTGCTGTGTCCAGGACACAACCAGGCCTGGTTTTATCCCAGTGCAGAACACTCTCTTTTTAAAAGTGTACCTTGTTTTGCACTTCCAGCTAAGCCTTCAAATTTGTTTGGGAAGTTAGTCTGCAGCCTGGTGAGTTATACAGGTTTTGAGGGTAGAAATATCCCTGGTGAGTTATACAGGTCTCGGGGGTAGAAATATCCCCAATTTATTCCAGTATTTGGGGAATTCAAAAAAGGCCAGGCTCgtgttctttctgtcttttgggGTGTCCATGGGACTGTGCTGCCCATGTAAGTCTGGCATGTTCAGAGTCTCAGGTGCCTTAATTCCAGTTCCACGTCTCAGCAGAGTTGAAATGGCACTGTACAATATTGTGCCCAATTTAACAGTGTAAGGAAGCTGAAAAGGTTACTTACTTAGCCTTGATTTTTCAGGGTATAAAAATTGTCATGGCACAACCACAGTGTGTGTTTGATCAGATGCTCACTAAGTGCAGTTTACACTTATTTATACAGTGTGTTCCcaattttttcatcttttccatgCAGTCAAAAGCAGGTGCAAGAACCAGGAACACTCGAGCTGCCTTTAGCAAAGCCAGCTTTTGAACTAGCAATGTTGAAAGATCACAAATAACCCTGCCCAGAACCTGAGCTGTGATGCCACAACAGCAaacatttgtttctcttttagaGATACTttactttttgttgttgctgttgagatttttttgtgCTGGAGAGGTAACACCAGCCACTGATCAGTGACCTGTGCTTGCTTTTCCCAGGGTGATGATGATCTGAAAGACACAGGATTTCACCTGACCACCACCAACCAGGGAGCATCTGCTGCAGGACCTGGCTTCAGCCTCAAGTTTTAAACTCAAGGTGaaagagggaggggggaaaaaaaccccacaaagaaaaagaagcaccATTCATGTGAGTGGATTTGAGTGCCCCAGTTCTGTTCTTCGTGTCAGGGGGACGagatgtgtttcttttttttcccctgtgaaaAACTCAAACCTTATCACAGATTCCAAGGCTCTGTTTTATAAATCCACGTGGAGTATAACTGCTGCATTCCATTAGAGGACTGGAGTTACCTGAAAACCCCAGGATCATCACAAACTGTGACAAAGGACAACTTGAACTACAGTCCTGGAACagtttctggtttctttttagtttttttttgtttgtttgtttgttttgttgggtttggtttggttttttgtttttttttctccttgtaaaTTTGtagaattaaaatacattttcaattGTTTAACAGTGTGAAGGATTTCATTGCTTCACCTGCAGCAAAGTTGGATGTTGGTGACAGTAAAtagagtttattttttattttaagggaaTTGTTTGTGTCTGAATATAtttggggcagaaaaaaagTGCCAGTTATGAGATTTCTTTCCTGTTACCTTCGAGAGAAGAAGCCTGGGGTGCACTGCTGAGCTGAAAActgtttgctttgttctttCCATGTATTTCCAGTGGTGCAAAAGAAGTTCCTCTATTGTTTTATAAATCAAAAAAGATGCAATATGGAGACTTGAAACTTTATTTTCTGCggaatttcttttaatatgCCCTTTTTCCATCAAAAGAAGAGCTTGTGTAGTGATTGTGTAATGCCACATCTCAGGAGCGACCAGAGGAGGAACTGTGTTGGAATATCACATCCCTTGCAGTTCCTGATTTATAATGGGCTCACTCTGTTCTGGGAACAAGGGAGGTTTGGAAAACACCAAATTTTCAAGCAATCAGAACTGGGCACCAGGCCAGGAACAGGATTAACAGAAATCATAAACATTCTATCCCTCTCAGTACATTTTGAAGAGTTCTGAGGGTAAAGGCCTTGAAGCTGGAAGGGGAGGTGCTGAAGTTGGGGTGAGGTTTGGAAGCAGCTGGGTTGTTTTCCCTGTGCAGgaatgtttctgtttctgaaggagAAACAGCTCTGTCACTGGTCTGTCACTGAAACATTCCCGATTCCAGAAGATTCCTCGGAGAGGGAGCTCAGTAACCCACTGAAAAGCAGGAGTCCACGGAAGCAGAGCCTGTGTGAACTCAAGGATTAAACCATGACTGACTGCACAGTTTGTATCTGACATGGAATTATTCCCTTCCCAGCTTGGCCAACCCCTCCTTGTGCTCTCTTCCAGCTGGCTGTGGCACATTCCCCTCAGCCTGGGGGAGGACAGCGATGGAAATCACCTTGTCTGCTCCTGGCTCGGACACCTGAGGGCCAAGCTCTGAGCACTCAGGGCCTGTTGGGATCAAAGGAATAAATACAAACCCTGGgaaggggagctggggggaaaagATGTTCTGGGGATACTTGACCTGCCCACGTGGACTGTGGAGTTGAGTGagacagggctgctgtgccccacaccctcctcctgagcaggaggagaaaaagtgGTCCTGGGGCTTCGACTTTTGTAGAACTTCTTGTGTTGCAGAGCACCAGGATCTAAAACAAGGGCAGAAACACTTGCAGAGTATTAAactgctccttttcccttccccagtcTGCCTCCAGTGCAGCCCAGCTGAGCCATCCTGGTGGCTGATGCAGTTCTGCTCCTGTTTTCCAGCAGTTCCCAGGGATCCACACAGTTCAACTGCACCACCTgatgcttttctttaaaaaaaaaaaagttggttttttttttaattctctgtaCAGCACCTAGTTGATAAATTCTTTGTCATTAAAACTAATTTGGGAGAGTTTTACATTCCAGTAACCAGTCTCAAGAGTCTCTTTTGCCCAGGGTGAGGAAGCAGCTGATGGAGAAGTTCAGTTGCACTACtggaaattaaatataaaaaatgccAAAGAAACAATTTGAAACAGAACTAGCAGGAACTGAAGGAGCTCATTCCAGGGCCTTGTCAGTGCTTCAGTCTGATTCTCCAGGAATAAGTAGTCAggatcctttcttttttcttcactaTACAAGTGTAAGTTCCTTCATTAATTGCATTTGCAATGATGCTCATGTGGTCTTCATTTAAGGATAAATAACCTGGATATGAGTATTCCAGAAGCTCCTTATCTTTATACCAGCTGTcataagaaaaacaacagaaattaaaactaCAAATGTCTAGCACAGTTCAATGTGTGTGTTAATTGTTCTTTCTCCCACTAAATTTTTtaagtgcagagcagagatgggACTTCAAGGAAACACAGTTGGGTTTTACTCTGTATTTCAAGTGTAACAGGGCACAATCCTGAGTAATTCTGGAGCTTGAATCTCACTAAAAGTTAATGGGAAAAGTTAATGGGAATTTGGGTCCTCAGTCTAAACCAACTCATGGGCCAATCTCTCAGTATTAAATAACATGCTTGTATTTTAGTAACAGATAAATAACAATGAACTAAAAGGGTAAATTTaacactgttttttcttttttttcagaatatggATCAGGGAATTTGGCTTGATCATAGGAATTAGCTTTGTGCTCTGTATGAGAActggattttatcctttttttgaCCTCCTGGTGGTTTCTGAGAGCTCTGCTTTCAGGCTAAAGAAAAGCTCTGCAACGTTCTGATCAATCgctctcccttcccacccctctTCCAACTCTGGAAGGAGCCAGTGCCACCCTCCAGATTAGAAACAACTCCCTTCCCAGTCACCCAGGTTTGCCACCCTCCCTCATCCTTTCCCTGCAGAGGCTCCCAAGGCCtgggaggagggatggagcacttACTAGACtttgccttttttgtggatGATCTTCTGCCCGCAGCGGAAGGTGACGTTCCTGCCCTCGGAAACCGTCTTGGTCTTGGTCCTCGGCGGGGGCAGAGTCGGGGGCACCGTTGGAAATGGGAATTCTGTCCCcccagagaggagagagggaagtgGCAGCAGTTAGTGAGCAGCTCTCATCAGCAAGTTTGGTCCTTCCAAAACACTTGCACAGAATTAGGTTGTCATTTAAGGAGCCTTGAAAgtatgaatttaaaaatgagCAGTTCTTGGACGGACATGTAACATGATTCATGTGCAAAGATAAAAACTTACTTCGTGGGGTGTAAACTGAGATGGATAAAAATCAACTAGCCCACAGCTATGGAAGAGGATATGAACAGTCCCAAAAGTGTTATACAAACTCATACAGGAGTTTGGAATTTATTGCATCTCTGCATTAATCTGGCCTAAAAAACTCCAATGCTATGCTGGAGAAAGAGGTACCAGTTCCACAGTACATCTTAAGGCCAGTTATTTGTCTGAAGTTAATTCCACAGCTGCAGCAACTTGGCCTGATCCTGCATTAGTCCCTTATCTGGATCTGTAAAACTGAGAGGCTGGATCAGGATTAACATCCTTTATCTCCTTTTCTGGGAGCAGCTCAAGCCCAGCTGTGCTTGAGatgccccttgtcctgtttctgtcccctccctgcctcaggaactgccctgcagcccttccctctccctgcctgtggTATTTGTGCCCTGTCACTGGTTCAGTTAAACTAGAGAGGAATGGGACAGTTTAATGTTCCACTCCATGAATGTTTAAACATAAAAGCTGCCCCCTAATACCCGAGACCCCATCTCTGTTGTGCTGCTTGGAGCTGCATCATTTGCACCCACTGATCTCTAGCGTGAAATTAAGATCCTGCCTCTCCCTAAATAACTTTTACCTCCTCCCTCTGTGCAAaacccctccccaaatcccagaagAAACCTTGGATACCATAGCAGAAGTCACAGGTGGATGGGCAGTGCTTCTTCATCAGCTTCCTGcgcttctcacagaagccttTTTTTGCCCATGCTGGGCACATAAATAATCTGTCTTTACAGCCTGAAACAGGAGGAGAAACGGGCAttagaggggctgggggagagagTTCCTTCTGAGAAACAAATCAACACTTCACTTAATCAGATCCCTGAGTATAAAtgggggagctgggacagggaagaATCTAAAGGAGAAGCACAAACAGAGCTGGGATCTGACACCACGAGAGCTCCGCAGGATCCAGAGCCCTGGTTCCTCACCATAAAGCCTGTGGATTCCCCACACCTCATCCTGGGAGATGGTCTTTTTCCCAGTCAGGGTGGCGTTGATGTGCATGAGGGCGTTGGGGTTCAGGGAGTGCATCAGGCCCAAGGCGTGGCCTATTTCATGAGCTGCTACATGGACCAGGTCTGTCAGCCAAACAcctggaaggaagggaaaaccaGCTGGAATTGTGTGGTAAAGTGTGTTTGCTAATCCTAAAACCAGAGGAAATAGTTTAGCACTAGCACGGGCCTGTCAAAGGTTGCCCCAGTTTCATCTTCTTTGTTGGGTCCAAATAAAGCCAATTATTTCCACATGCTCCTAatttccagcagcaggacacagagcAGTGCCAGACTCCAAAGGAGCAATGTTTGAAGGCCTGTCCCTGTGCAACACTCACTCTTGTCAGGTTcccacagccctgagctggaacTGGGGTTTTTAGCAGGAATATTCCAGTCTGAAAGGGCTTCCACTGAGCTCTGCATCCCCCTCAGCCCACGGGACAAACTCAAGCCTCTTGGCAGCATCCTGAACCCTGCATCCAGCAGGGGTGGATTTTAACTGAAGGCTATGACTGAACTATGGGATAATTCCATGGAATAATTCAGCCAGAAACGGCCCTGCCACCCCACAGGGTCCCTTGGCCCAGCTGAGTCAcggggcagaggagcagcttccaaacccccacaaaaccacAGCTGGCTCTGTTGTCTCTTTCCCATGTCAGGTAAATCCCAGATTGAAAGCTAAATCCCAGGCATTCCCTGTTACCTTTCTTCCAGCTGAACCTGGTGTTCCCCAGGATCCAGTACTCGTGGTCATCGAAGTGGATTTCTCCGTGGGGTGGGAAGAAGGCGTGGGCCAGTTCCCCCGTGGTGCCATCGAAGCAGTGGTGGGTGAGGGACTCCAGACAGTCCGTGTGGTTGATGGAGTAGAagcctgtggaaaaaaaaggcagcagattGAGTGGATCTGGCAGGGTCAGTGAACTCCTGAGTCACTAAAAAGGTCTCTGATGGGATCCCACGTGTTTTCCGACCTCCGGAGCCAcaaaagcaaagacaaatgCAAAGCAATGGATGGCCACGTGCTGCCCCTGGATTTAGAGCTGTTCCCAGTGGACACAGATAAGTTTACTTCccagcagggaatgctgagctTGTCTTGCAACATCACGTGgaaatcatttttttttaagagagaagCTGAACTGATAACTCCGGGATGGAACTGTTCTATTTTAAATGTCAATAAGCAGGGGCAGAGTTACAGTgagagctgctccccagctctTTGTCAGCACCACAGCAGGATCACAGAGCATCCTGCATCCCCTGGAACTGGGGACCTGGAGCtcacagggagcaggacagaCCCCTGGAAGCACATCATGTGCTctgagcagggtcctgcagcacCAGAGCGAGTTGCGAAACGATGGGGAGTCTGCTGGTTGTCTCAGTCCTGCTGCCACATGCACAGGAAATCAGGATTTCACACAGACCATAAATCCCAGGAAGGATTTACATCTGAGGTTGAGGCTGAGCAGAAAAAGCTTCAGCACTGACGTTTTTCCAGGCCCCAGGAACTCCAGAACAACTGCAGAGCaagagaggggcaggagggaggggagggagcaaaGACAGTGCTCCAGTGGGATCAACAAAAGGGAAACCAAACCCAGGAACAACTGGAATCCATCTCCAGCTCTGGCTCTGTGTGACCCTGGGTATGGCACTTCACCTTCCAACATTCAGATTCCCAATCTGCAGGACAAGAATCTACAGATTCTTATTCTTCTGCAAAATTCCCCATTTCTGGAATAGGAATCTCTGGATTTCCCCATTTCTGGAATACAAATCTggggatttctgcatttctggGACAGGAATCTGTGGATTTCCCCATCTGCCCCAGTGGCAGAGTGTTAATTCTTGGCAAATCCCTAAAGCTTCCTGACCGCAAGATTCACAAAAAGCGTGATCGTGATATTAACATTTCCTAAATATTAACAaggaattttaataaaaatcaataaaaattaataaccaATAAAAGCTAAAACAATAAGTAATAAAAGCTAAAAGTAGtttctctgaaaataataaGTAATTAAAGCTAaaagcagtttctctgcctGACTGAAGGCAAAGGATGTCCCAACCCTCCTCCGAGAGGCCGAGCCCGCCCGGCACAGGAGGAACATCTCCTGCCTCCCACCCCTGCTTTACACACTGGAAGTCAATCCCTGGCTCCCTCAGGGACTCACCGATTTTGAGGTCGCTGGGGAGGTGCCGGGGGACCTCCCTGAAGCTGAACGGGGACACCTCGCTCCACATGCGGAACGCGGCCGCCAGCCCCCGGCGCGTGTCCCTGGCGCTCAGCAGGTTCCTCGGGAAGGACAGGATTCTGCAGGGACACACGACAGCTTCAGGAAAAACACCCTCCCCTCCTCAAACACCAGCTGGAGGCCACTGTCAGACAGACAAGGATTTCTGTTCACTCCAACAGGTTCAAATCGGGAGTGGCCTGAACTGGATGTTACCCACGTTTAATGAACCCCCACGGGGATGAATAAAGAGCTGGTGTTCTCCACAACCATGTGCTCTGCACTTCAGCTTTTGCTCCTCCTCTCAAGCACAGCACTTAAGACAAGGTTCCCTCAGATAACTATTTTTATCCTGATGTCTCCCAGTCTGCTGTGCAGGGTTGCTGGAAGAGGAAACGACTGCGTTCCAGCAGCAGGGAACTCCTGCTCCTGACACTTGGGCTACAATGGATGTGCACAACGGTGTAAAATACTCCCAGGCAGAACTTCTGAAAGAGAGTCCCAAAGAATATCAAAGACTTGTTTTCCCATCAAGTtatttcctttagaaaaaaGCTCTAAATCCCATGGGAGAGAGACTCAAGAGAGGTTTTTGGTTAGGCTACGGAGTGAGCTGGGGGAAAACTCCTGGTGCAGGCCCTGTCTGTACCATGGGAATGCACAGATGGCTCCTGGAAACTTACCTTGGCCCACAGGAAGATCTGCATTCAGGGAATTGCCTCAATGGGGAAAAGCTGGGTATATTCTCTATCCCCTCTGGTTGTTTTTTAGCTATGCTGATTATGTTCTCCCTTCGTCCCAGCACATCCTAAAGGGAGCAGAAGGTTTCGTATCAAGCCAGGCTGTTAATGAGGGGAAACCTGGACAATTAAGGCTCTGGTGAGGCTGAGCCTGTTTGGGATGCTCCTGCAAAGGAGCAGAGCATTCCCTCACCCCAGGATTGTcatgggttttttgttgtttattaaTAATCCAAGAGCTGAAATCCTTTCCCAAAGACAACAGGGAGACAGATTCCTAAAAGCACCAAGAGCTCTGTCCTCCTGAAATCAGAGAGATCTCGAAATCCCAACGGGGATTTCCCTCAGGGATGGTTTAGGTTCAAACAGAACTGTTAAAAACATCAGCATGACAGAGTTAGTCCTCCAGTCACAACCTTCTGAGGGAGGTCCCTGCTCAGGAAGCCTGAATCTGCCCTGAAGGGTTTCACTGAAGTGAGAGGTGCAGCATTTGTAGGATTATTCCTATTTCAGAGTGGCTTtagcagctctccctgcacagGGCTGAGGAATAACCACATGGGCAAGACCCAAACCCGTGGCAGGAAGAACTCAGGCCCCAGGATCCCCCTTACTTGTAGGTCAGGTTGAAGTGGTCCCATCTCAAGTGCCCCGGGGTGATGGTGTAGCGTTTTCTCCGCGCTGGAGGACGAGGGAAAGCTGGGCTTTGTGAAGCTGAGGAACCCTCTC
Above is a window of Pseudopipra pipra isolate bDixPip1 chromosome 22, bDixPip1.hap1, whole genome shotgun sequence DNA encoding:
- the MMP23B gene encoding matrix metalloproteinase-23 isoform X2, with the translated sequence MDQAEELCADRRKGFPSLDKKKSSGWRTVVGFLCLFPVVALLAVVEYPAGAAVQESQEDATSPGLHREGSSASQSPAFPRPPARRKRYTITPGHLRWDHFNLTYKILSFPRNLLSARDTRRGLAAAFRMWSEVSPFSFREVPRHLPSDLKIGFYSINHTDCLESLTHHCFDGTTGELAHAFFPPHGEIHFDDHEYWILGNTRFSWKKGVWLTDLVHVAAHEIGHALGLMHSLNPNALMHINATLTGKKTISQDEVWGIHRLYGCKDRLFMCPAWAKKGFCEKRRKLMKKHCPSTCDFCYEFPFPTVPPTLPPPRTKTKTVSEGRNVTFRCGQKIIHKKGKVYWYKDKELLEYSYPGYLSLNEDHMSIIANAINEGTYTCIVKKKERILTTYSWRIRLKH
- the MMP23B gene encoding matrix metalloproteinase-23 isoform X1, producing MVCINVVFVLGVYSFIFCYFCVFSLIFLNFPAVVAQKHHFNPFIFPVRRRGISAPTREEPGWSVEPQEQEITGGAPLYQEDATSPGLHREGSSASQSPAFPRPPARRKRYTITPGHLRWDHFNLTYKILSFPRNLLSARDTRRGLAAAFRMWSEVSPFSFREVPRHLPSDLKIGFYSINHTDCLESLTHHCFDGTTGELAHAFFPPHGEIHFDDHEYWILGNTRFSWKKGVWLTDLVHVAAHEIGHALGLMHSLNPNALMHINATLTGKKTISQDEVWGIHRLYGCKDRLFMCPAWAKKGFCEKRRKLMKKHCPSTCDFCYEFPFPTVPPTLPPPRTKTKTVSEGRNVTFRCGQKIIHKKGKVYWYKDKELLEYSYPGYLSLNEDHMSIIANAINEGTYTCIVKKKERILTTYSWRIRLKH